Proteins found in one Hypericibacter terrae genomic segment:
- a CDS encoding pentapeptide repeat-containing protein, which translates to MTKADLKIPSPEELKAIVGTHLLWTKTPAKGKRGELSYCALPGIDLSGLDLHGMVFTGADLGGARFDGCNLAECDFFGANLSGAHLRGAKLTRAVLRGARLAGTDLEGADLHEADLREGVLYRHRGPRRPGEIETDGAAEGEMTNFFRADLSNAKLSGSVFKGAKLAGAIMANATMVDADFTGCDMTGVDLRGANLSRTNFTSARLTGAKMVGVSIDKTVFTGADLTGLMPEDLNQVKGWARDAKFDPPPVNNRDNFPAVIAAHEKWLQSDGREGRQAVFERADLSGLDFSGKLLRLVVFRRCSLSGADFGDARIFAVDFSGSDLRQVRFRGAKVSGGRFDGADLTGADLAGCRIAPLPLAGGGGQIATSFRSARLSRSVFAGADVLAGDFSETALAGTGFPFRG; encoded by the coding sequence ATGACCAAAGCCGATCTCAAGATCCCCTCGCCCGAAGAACTGAAGGCGATCGTCGGAACGCATCTCCTCTGGACCAAGACACCGGCCAAGGGGAAGCGGGGCGAGCTCTCCTATTGCGCGCTGCCCGGCATCGACCTCTCGGGCCTCGATCTTCACGGCATGGTCTTCACCGGCGCCGATCTGGGCGGCGCGCGGTTCGATGGCTGCAATCTCGCGGAATGCGACTTCTTCGGCGCCAACCTCTCCGGTGCGCATTTGCGCGGCGCGAAGCTGACCCGCGCGGTCCTGCGCGGCGCACGCCTCGCCGGCACCGATCTCGAAGGGGCGGACCTGCACGAGGCCGATCTGCGCGAAGGCGTGCTCTATCGCCATCGCGGCCCGCGCCGGCCGGGCGAGATCGAGACCGACGGGGCGGCCGAAGGCGAGATGACCAATTTCTTCCGCGCCGACCTCAGCAACGCCAAGCTGTCGGGCTCGGTCTTCAAGGGCGCCAAGCTTGCCGGCGCCATCATGGCCAACGCGACCATGGTCGATGCCGATTTCACCGGCTGCGACATGACCGGCGTCGATCTGCGCGGCGCCAACCTCTCGCGCACCAACTTCACCAGCGCGCGGTTGACCGGCGCCAAGATGGTCGGCGTCTCGATCGACAAGACGGTCTTCACCGGTGCCGATCTCACCGGTCTGATGCCGGAGGACCTGAACCAGGTCAAAGGCTGGGCCCGCGACGCGAAGTTCGATCCGCCGCCGGTCAACAACCGCGACAATTTCCCGGCCGTGATCGCGGCCCACGAGAAATGGCTGCAATCGGACGGGCGGGAAGGAAGGCAGGCGGTCTTCGAACGGGCCGATCTGTCGGGCCTCGATTTTTCCGGCAAGCTGCTGCGGCTCGTCGTGTTCCGCCGCTGCAGCCTCAGCGGTGCCGATTTCGGCGACGCCCGGATCTTCGCGGTGGATTTCAGCGGCTCCGACCTCCGCCAGGTGCGGTTCCGCGGCGCCAAGGTCAGCGGCGGACGTTTCGACGGGGCGGATCTCACCGGCGCCGATCTGGCGGGCTGCCGCATCGCGCCCTTGCCGCTTGCCGGAGGCGGCGGACAGATCGCCACCAGTTTTCGCAGCGCCCGGCTCTCGCGCAGTGTCTTCGCCGGGGCCGACGTGCTGGCCGGCGATTTCAGCGAAACGGCGCTGGCAGGAACCGGCTTTCCCTTCCGCGGCTGA
- a CDS encoding PRC-barrel domain-containing protein: MASPLPKTQSTLEQRETYSLIGANKVNGTHIYNPKGDHLGEVDEIMIDKLSGKVAYAVATFGGFLGLGQSRYALPWSVLSYDTGKSGYVVALDAEKLKKAPRFENESTLADREWGKSLHDYYGIPPYWL, encoded by the coding sequence ATGGCATCGCCACTTCCGAAGACGCAAAGCACGCTCGAGCAGCGTGAGACCTACAGCCTCATCGGCGCCAACAAGGTCAACGGCACCCACATCTACAATCCCAAGGGCGATCATCTCGGCGAAGTGGACGAGATCATGATCGACAAGCTCTCGGGCAAGGTGGCCTACGCGGTCGCGACATTCGGCGGCTTTCTGGGCCTCGGCCAGTCCCGCTATGCGCTGCCCTGGTCGGTCCTGAGCTACGACACCGGCAAGAGCGGCTATGTCGTGGCCCTCGACGCCGAGAAGCTCAAGAAGGCGCCCCGCTTTGAGAACGAATCCACGCTTGCCGATCGCGAATGGGGCAAGAGTCTTCATGACTATTACGGCATCCCGCCCTATTGGCTCTAA
- a CDS encoding plasmid stabilization protein — protein MPRGDKSKYSPKQKRQVAHIEESFEKRGVAPKEAAARAWAVENKISGGGRLGGSGEGKPENKAPYKKGGKRGGRAAAARPAAARSASAKKAARTRARRGK, from the coding sequence ATGCCGCGCGGCGACAAGTCCAAATATTCACCCAAGCAGAAGCGCCAGGTGGCGCATATTGAAGAGAGCTTCGAGAAGCGCGGTGTCGCACCCAAGGAAGCGGCGGCGCGGGCTTGGGCGGTCGAGAACAAGATCTCCGGCGGCGGCCGGCTTGGCGGGTCGGGCGAAGGCAAGCCCGAGAACAAGGCGCCCTATAAGAAGGGCGGCAAACGAGGCGGGCGGGCAGCGGCGGCGCGCCCCGCCGCGGCACGTTCGGCTTCCGCCAAGAAGGCGGCCCGAACGCGAGCCCGCCGCGGAAAGTAG
- the ku gene encoding non-homologous end joining protein Ku: MAEAVTARPYWTGAIRLSLVVLPVRLYHAVDTRSEVHFHQIHKASGKRVRHQNVVPGRGAVERDEIVKGYEYAKDQYVLLEPEELKAVRLESADNFSIVQFVDRNEIDAIYFDEPYFVVPDGDAGLDAFAVVRDALRAEKKVGLGQIVLSGRERIAALQPCGKGMLLETLRYAEDLKKAGKYFDGMKKVAVDKDQLGLAKKLIEQKAAPFDPERFKDHYENALRELIERKLKSKGRRIRTEEPERRGAEVIDLMEALRQSVGRKSGAVGKASAPEPADAPARKAAAPRRPAARGKTRKRA; the protein is encoded by the coding sequence ATGGCTGAGGCGGTTACGGCGCGACCTTACTGGACGGGCGCCATCCGGCTCTCGCTCGTGGTGCTGCCGGTGCGGCTCTATCATGCCGTCGACACGCGCAGCGAAGTCCACTTCCATCAGATCCACAAGGCTTCGGGGAAGCGCGTCCGCCATCAGAATGTGGTGCCGGGGCGCGGTGCCGTGGAGCGCGACGAGATCGTCAAGGGCTATGAGTATGCCAAGGACCAGTATGTGCTGCTCGAGCCGGAGGAGCTGAAGGCGGTCCGCCTGGAATCCGCCGACAATTTCTCCATCGTCCAATTCGTCGACCGCAACGAGATCGATGCGATCTATTTCGACGAACCCTATTTCGTCGTGCCGGATGGCGATGCCGGTCTCGACGCCTTTGCCGTCGTGCGCGATGCGCTGCGCGCCGAGAAGAAGGTCGGCTTGGGCCAGATCGTGCTGTCGGGTCGGGAGCGGATCGCGGCCCTACAGCCCTGCGGCAAGGGCATGCTGCTCGAAACCTTGCGCTACGCCGAGGACCTCAAGAAGGCCGGTAAATATTTCGACGGCATGAAGAAGGTCGCGGTCGACAAGGATCAGCTTGGTCTCGCCAAGAAACTCATCGAGCAAAAGGCCGCGCCCTTCGATCCGGAGCGCTTCAAGGACCATTACGAAAACGCGCTCCGCGAGCTGATCGAGCGGAAGCTGAAATCGAAGGGCCGCCGGATCCGGACCGAGGAGCCGGAACGCAGAGGGGCGGAGGTCATCGATCTGATGGAAGCGCTGCGCCAGAGCGTCGGGCGCAAGAGCGGCGCCGTGGGTAAGGCGAGCGCGCCCGAACCGGCTGATGCACCGGCCCGGAAGGCCGCCGCGCCGCGCCGGCCGGCGGCGCGCGGGAAAACGCGAAAGAGGGCATGA